One part of the Lathyrus oleraceus cultivar Zhongwan6 unplaced genomic scaffold, CAAS_Psat_ZW6_1.0 chrUn0001, whole genome shotgun sequence genome encodes these proteins:
- the LOC127110523 gene encoding probable plastidic glucose transporter 3, whose amino-acid sequence MRGRQRLGSRETITVHDSKDENSASVRVPSAKPCWRRSLRHVLVASLSSFLYGYHVGVVNETLESISIDLGFSGNTLAEGLVVSICLGGAFIGSLFSGWIADGVGRRRSFQLCALPMIIGAIMSATAKSLWGMLLGRLFVGTGMGLGPPVAALYVAEVSPPAVRGTFGGLTQIATCLGLMAALFIGIPAKEIVGWWRICFWASVIPAVILTIFMEICAESPYWLFKRGRTIEAEAEFEKLLGGLHVKPAMGELSKSDRGDESGAVKLSELLFGCHARVMFIGSALFALQQLSGINAVFYFSSAVFESFGVPSKMGNTCVGICNLFGSVVSMILMDKLGRKVLLLGSFLGMAVTMGLQVIAASSYASGFGAMYLSVGGMLLYVLSFALGAGPVPCLLMSEILPGKIRAKAMAICLAVHWVINFFVGLFFLRLLEQMGAQLLYSIFGAFCLLAVAFVKKYVLETKGKSLQEIEIALLALEAT is encoded by the exons ATGCGAGGGAGACAGCGACTAGGATCAAGGGAAACCATAACAGTGCATGATAGTAAAGATGAAAATTCAG CTTCAGTACGTGTACCGAGTGCCAAACCTTGTTGGCGGCGCTCTTTGAGGCATGTATTAGTGGCTTCTCTTTCCTCATTCTTATATGGATACCATGTTGG GGTAGTCAATGAAACCTTAGAAAGCATTTCTATAGATCTCGGTTTTAGCGGAAATACATTGGCGGAAG GTCTGGTAGTAAGTATATGTTTAGGAGGTGCTTTTATTGGATCTCTATTCAGTGGATGGATCGCAGATGGGGTTGGGCGTAGAAGAAGTTTCCAGTTGTGTGCTTTGCCTATGATCATTGGGGCCATAATGAG TGCCACAGCAAAATCCCTCTGGGGCATGCTTTTAGGAAGATTATTTGTTGGTACTGGAATGGGACTTGGCCCTCCTGTTGCAGCTCTTTATGTGGCGGAG GTCTCACCTCCAGCTGTGCGTGGTACTTTTGGGGGCTTAACGCAAATTGCAACATGTCTTGGACTCATGGCGGCTCTCTTTATAGGAATCCCAGCCAAAGAAATAGTTGGTTG GTGGCGGATTTGTTTCTGGGCATCTGTCATCCCTGCTGTTATACTCACTATTTTCATGGAGATCTGTGCAGAGAGTCCTTATTGGCTTTTCAAG AGAGGAAGAACCATTGAAGCAGAAGCTGAATTTGAGAAGCTCTTGGGAGGACTACACGTGAAACCTGCAATGGGCGAACTGTCAAAGTCTGACAGAGGTGATGAGTCTGGTGCAGTAAAACTCTCAGAATTATTGTTTGGCTGCCATGCCAGAG TGATGTTCATTGGATCGGCGCTTTTTGCTTTGCAGCAACTGTCTGGCATAAATGCTGTTTTCTATTTCTCTTCAGCAGTCTTTGAAAGCTTTGGTGTACCATCTAAGATGGGAAATACGTGTGTTGGAATATGCAATTTATTTG GATCGGTTGTTTCAATGATTCTGATGGATAAACTTGGAAGGAAAGTGCTTTTACTGGGTAGCTTTTTAGGCATG GCAGTAACAATGGGTCTACAAGTCATTGCTGCTAGTTCTTATGCATCAGGATTTGGAGCAATGTATTTATCTGTCGGTGGCATGTTGCT GTATGTACTATCATTTGCTCTTGGTGCTGGTCCGGTTCCTTGTCTCCTCATGTCCGAAATATTACCTGGCAAGATCAGGGCCAAGGCTATGGCAATTTGCTTGGCTGTGCATTGG GTGATAAACTTCTTTGTCGGTCTATTCTTTTTGCGTTTGCTGGAACAAATGGGTGCACAACTCTTGTACAGTATTTTCGGTGCATTTTGTTTGTTGGCTGTAGCTTTTGTGAAGAAATATGTTCTAGAAACAAAAGGGAAGTCACTGCAGGAAATTGAGATTGCACTTCTTGCACTAGAAGCAACCTAA